In the Podospora bellae-mahoneyi strain CBS 112042 chromosome 4, whole genome shotgun sequence genome, one interval contains:
- a CDS encoding hypothetical protein (EggNog:ENOG503PEP4; COG:S), producing the protein MADFGASETIEQDVLFKNPFKMWEYRVRGKFSYWAPEQFSEEWDYVEALPHDILPPDHVVAGKYSWKLNLWQAAQSMVTLLTGMYPESPPIPTWMEFGQVEGWGYGAYVLEGLKPYVDPRLTNILARCMMENLDHRPDIGELQGEMVAILAYYRHLGQQEGNPDETDWPRNWHKAPYEEQTPWADRQLHAWVDEVLYQPASAPAPGVPPPADDGGLSPAQMEDAQVKDVQQELSESQREELFDKWADKKSQAFKDRLDAMQEAQATKMYERWWNPALEKTETYKRQKEWKRWLKTRPPAEQQAAFESWLARRVKDEEQERRLQAYIKHRDWKREVNLLWASRPADHPPEIYYSWVLQMAKMEATRPHTDAYITDCVEQINDYVKQQHQDMISQLDKRATRRIAEQRDIIRQSGQPDLTPLEIQVIRRYYDEDIPIYLPTLGTSLSRRIYRLQKEIFGQDWHTGKSSQMISPFRSIPSLMKQDRIVPTPVFYPGPRVAPPPTGRRGSRGAPPPTQIGQNDVKDARRARRANNRNLDRVSDLGVGPSTVSAAAPPAITITASSPTAPLAASPAVAIIQGRMQDMGLAGPAAPPPQHFQAPHFGNPILPMPELENPRFGAPMLPPIGQPGTGLSLWDPDAAPTRFAGPLAPGVPVPSQYRHLVQKQPLPPAPFPY; encoded by the exons atggccgactTTGGCGCCTCTGAGACTATCGAACAGGACGTTTTGTTCAAGAATCC CTTCAAAATGTGGGAATATCGAGTCCGTGGCAAGTTCTCGTACTGGGCCCCTGAACAGTTCTCAGAAGAGTGGGATTATGTCGAGGCACTGCCACACGATATATTACCTCCAGACCACGTTGTTGCGGGAAAATATTCCTGGAAGCTCAATCTCTGGCAGGCCGCTCAG TCTATGGTTACGCTTCTGACGGGAATGTACCCAGAGTCACCACCCATTCCCACATGGATGGAATTCGGTCAGGTGGAGGGATGGGGCTACGGTGCCTACGTCTTGGAAGGGTTGAAGCCATACGTTGACCCTCGCCTCACAAACATCTTGGCGCGCTGCATGATGGAAAACCTGGATCACCGACCTGATATCGGCGAGCTGCAAGGCGAAATGGTGGCCATATTGGCATATTATCGACATCTCGGGCAGCAAGAAGGTAACCCGGACGAGACGGACTGGCCAAGGAACTGGCACAAAGCTCCATATGAGGAGCAGACACCATGGGCAGATAGACAATTGCATGCATGGGTAGATGAAGTTCTTTACCAACCCGCATCGGCGCCGGCTCCTGGTGTCCCCCCTCCGGCAGACGACGGGGGACTAAGTCCAGCACAAATGGAGGATGCTCAAGTTAAAGACGTGCAACAAGAGTTGAGCGAGTCTCAGCGGGAAGAACTATTTGACAAGTGGGCCGACAAGAAGAGCCAGGCGTTTAAGGATAGGCTGGATGCCATGCAGGAGGCCCAAGCCACGAAGATGTACGAGAGATGGTGGAACCCAGCCCTGGAAAAGACAGAGACGTACAAACGGCAAAAGGAATGGAAACGATGGCTCAAAACAAGACCTCCAGCTGAGCAACAGGCCGCTTTCGAAAGCTGGCTCGCCAGGAGAGTGAAGGACGAAGAACAGGAGAGGCGATTGCAGGCCTACATCAAGCACCGTGATTGGAAGCGGGAGGTCAATCTGCTCTGGGCTTCCAGGCCCGCCGACCACCCTCCAGAAATCTACTACTCCTGGGTGTTGCagatggccaagatggaAGCCACTCGGCCACACACGGATGCCTACATTACCGACTGTGTTGAGCAGATCAACGACTATgtcaagcagcagcatcaggaCATGATTTCCCAGCTCGACAAAAGGGCAACGAGGCGTATTGCAGAACAGCGAGATATCATAAGACAATCGGGTCAGCCGGATCTGACACCCCTGGAAATACAAGTGATAAGGCGTTACTACGATGAGGACATTCCGATATATCTTCCCACGCTAGGGACTAGTCTCTCAAGGCGTATCTACCGACTGCAGAAGGAGATCTTTGGCCAAGACTGGCATACTGGGAAGTCCAGTCAGATGATCAGCCCATTCCGTTCGATTCCTTCCCTGATGAAGCAGGACCGAATCGTACC TACTCCTGTTTTCTACCCCGGTCCGAGAGTggctccacctcccactgGTCGCCGTGGCAGTCGCGGTGCTCCACCTCCGACCCAGATTGGACAGAACGATGTCAAGGACGCCAGGAGAGCGCGGCGGGCAAACAACCGAAATCTCGATCGCGTTTCTGATCTAGGTGTTGGGCCTAGTACCGTTTCTGCAGCGGCCCCTCCGGCTATCACCATAACAGCCTCTAGTCCTACAGCTCCTCTAGCTGCTAGCCCTGCGGTTGCCATTATTCAGGGGCGGATGCAAGACATGGGGTTGGCAgggccagcagcaccaccacctcagcACTTCCAGGCGCCCCATTTTGGAAATCCAATCCTTCCTATGCCGGAGTTGGAGAACCCCAGATTCGGAGCACCCATGCTGCCGCCCATCGGACAGCCAGGAACAGGACTATCGCTGTGGGACCCGGACGCAGCTCCAACTCGATTCGCTGGGCCCCTGGCGCCGGGCGTTCCGGTTCCGTCACAGTATCGACATCTTGTCCAGAaacagcctcttcctcccgcGCCATTCCCATACTGA